The Anaerolineales bacterium region CGATAGATAAAGATTTTTTAAGACAGTTGTCAGCTCAAATTGACAGCTATGGGATTGAATTTGGCGAACGTGCCGCGCATCGTGTTATTGAGTTGCTAATTCCGCGCCTTGAAAAACTTGGAAATGCAGCGGATGTTCGCTGGCTTGTTTCACATTATCTAGTGAATTTTGCTTTTAGAAGTTACAAAGCAGGGGAATATGCCAGTGTTCAAAAGGCAATCTCGCGGGCTGTTGCTAATAACCCTTCTTATCTCTTCAACAGAGGCGTAATAAAAATTTACATCTCTTCATTGTTGTCCCAGGCTTATTGATATTATGCTTGCGAAATTAAGGGCAAAATACTTTTTCTTAAAACGTTCATTCTGGTATGCTTTTTATTATTTTTTTGCCCAACATCTTCCAGCCTCCTATCGCTTCCAACCTTTGGGTAAATTTGCAAAATGGTGTCGGGCTGTAGCTTGTAAACGGTTATTTCGTGCTTGTGGGCAACGCGTCAATGTAGAGAAAGGAGCTAATTTCTATACCGGCTGGGAAATTGAACTTGGCGATGATTCTAGTTTGGGCATTGATTGCATGATACCCTATGATCTCAAAGTGGGTAAGGATGTAATGATGGGTCCGTATGTCGTAATTGTAGGTGAGAACCATAACTCATCAAGCCGAGAAATTCCCATGCGCTTGCAAGGGTACAAAAAATATTCGCCGGTTCGAATTGAGGACGATGTTTGGATTGGCGCTAGGGCGACTATATTGCCCGGAGTTACAATTGGGAAGGGAGCAATTATTGGCGCAAGCGCAGTTGTAACAAAAGATGTGCCTCCTTATGCAATTTGTGCCGGAAACCCAGCCCGCGTCATTAAATATCGAGACGGCCAGCGTCTGGAAACTGAGAGGAAATAAACAATGCAACTAGGGGTTGCCATAAAGGAAACATGGGGATTTTTCAATGAAATCTTTGCTGAGTTTCAAGCACGGTATAATGTAAGTATTTTTAAGCCCCGGTCATGGCATTTGCCAGTTTTTAACTCTCGCGTCAATCAATATTTGTATCGCTATGATCTTCAAAAGTTTATGGCGGAAAATGACGTGGTTTTCTTTGAATGGGCTAGTGAACTTCTTATTACGGCAACTCACCTGCCCAAGGTGAGTGGGATTGTGGCTCGTCTTCATCGTTATGAAATGTATCGGTGGGCGAATCGAGTGAATTGGGATGTGGTGGATAAGATAATTCTTGTCAGTCACGCGAAAAAGAAGGAGTTCATTGAAAGATTCCCGTCTCAGGTCGATAAGATTGTGGTTAGCGGACCATCAACAGCGCTGGAGAAATTTACTCCCAGTCCAAAGGCCTTCAATGGAGATTTAGGCATTCTCTGCCACTTGACTCCTAGAAAGCGTGTATATGATCTTATCCTTACGTTTTACGAATTGCTTCAACAGAAAAGCGATTTCCACCTGCATATTGCTGGCGGAATGGATCAAGCATTTGAAGATTATTATTATGCTCTGCGATCCATCGTTGTGGATCTTGGTATTCAGGAAAAGGTAACTTTTTACGGTAATGTGAAGGAAACTTGGGACTGGTATCATAAAATAGACATCTTCATTTCCAATAGTTATTCGGAGGGATTGCAGGTGGCGCCCATGGAAGCCATGGCATCTGGATGCTATTGTCTCTCTCATCGCTGGCGTGGGTCTGAAGAACTGTTGCCGCAGGAAAATCTCTATTACACAGATATCGAACTTCGGGAAAAGATTTTGCAATATTGCTCGATATCTGAAAAAGAAAAGTTGAGGCAAAAGATGCGTATGCGCTCTTTTGCTGAGAAAAACTTTGATATCAATCAGACGATCAAGCAGGTGGTTCAGACGGTCGACGATGTTGCCGAAGCTATTACTCGAAAGCAGAACTTTAAAATCACTGGCTTTACAAGATAAAGTCTAAACATCACGGATTCGGAGAAACCAAAATGAAGGTCAGTATATTGGGGCTTGGTTATGTTGGCTGTGTGTCAGCAGCATGTCTTGCAAGAGACGGAAATGAAGTTATTGGGGTGGATGTCAACCCGGTGAAAGTGGAATTGCTCGCTTCTGGGAAGTCGCCCATTGTTGAGCCCGGTCTGAATGATTTGATTGAGCAATTCGTAGGAGATGGCAGGTTGCAGGTTTCCACGGATGTATTGTTCGCTGTAAAAAATACGAATGTTAGTTTGATCTGTGTTGGAACGCCCAGCAATGATAACGGAAGCCTTAATCTTGACTATGTCAAGAATGTATGTCGGGAGATTGGTGAAGCTCTGGCAAAAAAGGATAATTATCATGTTGTGGTGGTTCGTAGCACGGTTTTGCCAGGTACAGTTGAGGAACTGTTGATCCCGATTTTGGAACAAAACTCCGGGAAGAAAGCGGGAATTGATTTTGGCGTTTGCATGAATCCTGAGTTCCTTAGAGAAGGAAGCGCCATTAAGGATTATTACAAACCTGGCTATGAGATAATTGGCGAACTTGATCAAAAAAGTGGGGATGTTATTACCGATCTGTACAAGGGTGTTTCCGCGCCAACTTTTCGGGTATCGATTCGGATCGCTGAAATGGTTAAATATGTCAGCAATGCTTTTCACGCTCTGAAGATTGTTTTCGCAAATGAAGTAGGAAGCTTAAGCAGGGCGCAAGGAATTGACGGTCAACAGGTGATGGAAATTTTCTGCGCTGATACACAATTGAACATCTCGACTACTTATTTGCGCCCCGGTTATGCATTTGGCGGCTCGTGTTTGCCTAAAGATGTCCGGGCTTTATTATATCGAGCCAAGGAATTGGATGTCGAATGTGAGGTCCTGAGTTCCGTCATTCCAAGTAATCAAAAACAAATCGAGACAAGCGTTAAGCTGGTCGAAAAGGCGGGAAAGAAGAAGGTTGGTTTCCTTGGATTGAGCTTCAAGCCGGATACCGACGATCTTCGTGAAAGTCCGGCGGTCATCCTGGCTGAAACATTATTGGGCAAGGGTTATCATATAAAAATCTATGATGATAAGGTTGAACTTTCCCGCCTGATCGGAGCGAACAAGGCGTTTTTGGAAAGTGAGTTACCGCATATTGCTTCCTTGATGTGTTCCTCCATGGAGGAATTAATCAAAGAGTCGGACGTGGTGATTATTACCAATGGGAGTAAGGCGTTCAAACAGGCGCCTGAGCTTATGAGCAAGCAACAAGTGCTAATTGATTTAGTGGGTGTTGCCAAGGAGAGCAGAGAGTTGCCTGGCGCTTATGAAGGGATAGGCTGGTAGGCTCTTTTTAAAATGGCATTTGATCGGAATCTGCGCTTCGTTGTTTTTCGTTATAGTCATCATTCTCCACATTCAGGATACTCGCGGACTGCCGAGTATGGAGAGAAGTTATTTAACAGCGAAACTATCCGTGTTGAGGAACCGTTATCGCGCGCCCTCATTCGTGAACGTATGTTGTGGAAGATTTCAGCCGGCACCCCTGGGTATGACCGGACATCTATGGCAGTTGAGCTTAAGACCATGTGGCGTATGTTAAGCGAGCATAATTCAATTTACCACTTTCTCTATGGCGAGACTACCTATCATTACGCAGGTAGATTGAATCATAGAAATAACAATGATGTTGTGGCTACTTTCCACCTGCCGCCCGCCGGAATCAAGGAAGCGGTTCACATTAATTGGCATATCAAACAACTCTCAGCGGTTGTCTGTGTAGGCAATAATCAGCGGGAATATTTTGAACCGATTATTGGCGCTGACCGCGTCTTCTTTGCGCCACTCGGTGTAGCATCGGATTATTTCATCCCGTCTCAATCCGCAGAAAGCCGCGACCCGGATCTCTGTCTTATCGTCGGTGAAAACTATCGTGATTATCCAACACTGCGCGGTGTAGTTGAATTAGTCGCTTACCTTCGTCCACAAACAAAATTTGTAATTCTGACCCCGCTGAAGAATGCCAGATTTTTAGGTGAACATCCCAATCTCACTTACACATCCGGGATTTCGGAAGAAAACCTATTAAAGCTATATCAGTCTGCCTCCGTCTTGTTGATGCCTCTTCTTGATGCTACAGCGAACAATGCCATTCTCGAAGGGATGTCCTGTGGATTGCCAGTTGTAGTGACAGATGTTGGCGCTGTGCGCGATTATGTGGATCCGGGGTGTGGGATACTGACCAAACCGAAACAAGCCCGCGCGATGGCAGAAGCGGTGATCGATATCCTGAATAATGATTCGGAGCGCGCGAAAATGTCGTTGAAGTGCAGGGAGCAGGCGTTGAAATTTTCCTGGGAAGAGTCAGTAGGTAAATTGAAGTCGATTTATGAGGCATTGATTTGAAAGCGCTGAGCGTCATTATTCCCAATTTCAATAACGCGAAATATTTGGGAAGAGCTATACAAAGTATTCTGGACCAAACATTCACCGACTATGAGATTATTGTTGTGGATGATGGTTCGACGGATAACAGCAGGAATGTGGTAGATGCCTTTGGGAATAAGGTTCGTTATATTTGGCAGGAGAACAAAGGGCTTGGCGGCGCAAGAAATACAGGCATTCTCGCCTCGAACTCTGAATTTATCGGATTACTTGATGCCGACGATGAATGGAAACCAACCTATCTTGAGAAGATGATGCAGTTAGTTCGGCGTTGCCCTGAAGCAGTTGTTTATTTTAGCGGCGCACAAGGAATGGATGTCTTTGGGAATGATCTTCCTCAGGTTTTTGGGAGGATGATAACATCCAACATGACGTATCATAGTTTGCTAAGGGCAAATTTTATTATCCCCAGTACGGTTATTTTTCGACGTGACGTTATTCTGAAAGCGGGCTTGTTCGACGAGAAGAATCCGAATCTACATGGATGTGAGGACTGGGACCTTTGGCTGAGACTTCTCCCTTCGCATCAATTCGCAGGGACGGCTGAGCCATTGGTTCGATATCGACTCCATGAGAACACATTTTCTTCTGATCCGATCCATATGCAGATGGCAGTAAAAGCCGTGATCGAGAAACACTTTGGACTGGATGATGCACGGTATAGCGATTGGTCACTAGAAAAAAAGCATGCCTTTGGTGGTATGTATCGTTTTCAATCTATCACGTTTGTTCAACGGCAAAATAATTGGGAATCAGCCCGATTTGCTTTGCAAAAAGCCCTTTTGATTGACCCATCGTTGGCGATTGATCTCGATTTGTTTTATGAGTTGGGGTTAGGCAGCCAATCCGCCGGCTATCGGGGTGTATCTGCTGTTCAGAATTCTGAGACCAGCGCTGCTCATCTTCAAATGATTATTCATTTGCTCCGAAATGTTCCTGAGCTACAAACTTTTTTTAATAGAATCGTAGGCACATCTGAATACGCCCTTGGTTTGATTGCTTATGGTTCCGGTCTTCGAAGGAGGAGCCGAAAACATTTTATCCGCGCGTTATCCCACCGTCCAGAATTGATTCTGGACTCTCGTCTGCTGGGGACCTCCATCAAGTCGCTCATTAGCGCGGACGAGATCAAGTCTCTCAGGAAATTTTTTAGGCGAGCGGCATGAGAATTTTATACATCACAAACGGTTACAAGCCTCATCGCTGGGCGGGTACTGAAACATACACCGCCGCGCTTGCAGAGGAGATGACAAAAAGAGGAAACCAGATTGAAATCCTGTGCGCTGGAAACTGGGATCGAGGTGACAAGTATTGGATGGGTATTACCCGCGATATGCAAAATGGAATACCGGTTCGCCGCTTGAATCTCAACTGGATGAAATCCCCGGCCCCATTTCGATATTTGTATCAAAATCCGGTTATAGCAGATTATTTGCACGGTCTGCTTGACGAAACTAAGCCCGATCTTGTGCATGTCACTTCGTGCGAGACTTTATCTGCTAGTGTATTGCATGTGGTCAAAGAATCAGGTTTGCCACTCATCCTAACCCTCACTGATTTCTGGTTCCTTTGCCCTAGGATCAATTTGTTGCACCCGGATGGTCATAATTGCACCGGGCGAACCACCCCGGTGGAATGCCTCGATTGTAAAATGCGTGACAACCGGGTATATCGGGCAGCGAAAAAGATTGTGCCAAATGGATTGTTACACCCTGTGATGGAATTGGTCAGTCATGAACCGCGATGGACGCGGGTGCGCGGTCTACGTGGATTGGTGGGCGATATGGCAGAACGGAAAACCATGCTGAGCCACGCGCTTACCTTACCTGATCTTGTGGTGACAGCCTCCAACTTCGTACGTGATGTCTTTGTCTTGAATAGAGTGAACATTCCCATCGTGGTTAAACCATACGGCAACGACCTTTCATGGCTTAAATCTTATAAGGGGAAGTCGGAGTCGAACGTGATCCGTTTCGGGTTTATCGGTCAGATCTTCCATGCAAAAGGAGTTCATATCCTTCTCGAGGCGTTGGCGATGATCCCGCCCGCGTTGCAACAGAAATTTTTGTTGGTCATTTATGGCAGCATGGGATTGGACTCAACCTATAGTGAGCGCGTAAAAGATCTCGCTTCACGTTACCCGAATGTTTCGTTTGAGGGTACATATCCTCACGCAGAAACCGCGCAAATTTTTTCAAATGTGGATGTTCTGATCGTGCCGTCTCTTTGGTACGATTTCCCACTTATCATCCAGGAAGCGTTCGCTACACAGACCCCGGTTATTGCTACGAATCTTGCCGGCATGGCGGAAGTTGTCGAACACGAGAAGAGCGGCCTGTTGTTCGAACGCGGCAATGCGAAAGAACTTGCCATACAAATTCAAAGAATCATGAACGAGCCCGGCTTGTTAAACAATCTGAGCCGGGGTGTTCCCGAAGTAATGTCTATTCAGAATCACGTTGAGTATTTCAAAAAAATTTACGAGCAAGTTGTGCAAAATAATCGCGACAAGAGAGGTATTCAGGTATGAGAAACGTATTGGTTACCGGTGGGGCGGGCTTCATTGGCTCGCATGTCGCCGAAGAATTAGTCAAACAAGGACATCGTGTTGTTGTGTTGGATGACCTGAGCGGCGGTTTCGAGGATAATATTGTGAGGGGCGCGGAATTTGTGCAGGGAAGCGTCAACGACATCGCGTTAATCGAGCGGTTGTTCTCGAAGAATCGATTTGAATTCGTATTTCACCTCGCTGCATATGCGGCAGAAGGTCTGAGTCATTTCATCAAACGATTCAATTACAATAACAACCTGATCGGGAGCGTCAACTTGATCAATGCCTCGGTCAATTACAATGTAAAATGCTTCGTTTTTACCTCTTCGATCGCTGTATACGGAGCTAGCCCTATGTTGCCGATGACGGAGGAAACTCCTGCTCATCC contains the following coding sequences:
- a CDS encoding glycosyltransferase — encoded protein: MKALSVIIPNFNNAKYLGRAIQSILDQTFTDYEIIVVDDGSTDNSRNVVDAFGNKVRYIWQENKGLGGARNTGILASNSEFIGLLDADDEWKPTYLEKMMQLVRRCPEAVVYFSGAQGMDVFGNDLPQVFGRMITSNMTYHSLLRANFIIPSTVIFRRDVILKAGLFDEKNPNLHGCEDWDLWLRLLPSHQFAGTAEPLVRYRLHENTFSSDPIHMQMAVKAVIEKHFGLDDARYSDWSLEKKHAFGGMYRFQSITFVQRQNNWESARFALQKALLIDPSLAIDLDLFYELGLGSQSAGYRGVSAVQNSETSAAHLQMIIHLLRNVPELQTFFNRIVGTSEYALGLIAYGSGLRRRSRKHFIRALSHRPELILDSRLLGTSIKSLISADEIKSLRKFFRRAA
- a CDS encoding UDP-glucose/GDP-mannose dehydrogenase family protein, giving the protein MKVSILGLGYVGCVSAACLARDGNEVIGVDVNPVKVELLASGKSPIVEPGLNDLIEQFVGDGRLQVSTDVLFAVKNTNVSLICVGTPSNDNGSLNLDYVKNVCREIGEALAKKDNYHVVVVRSTVLPGTVEELLIPILEQNSGKKAGIDFGVCMNPEFLREGSAIKDYYKPGYEIIGELDQKSGDVITDLYKGVSAPTFRVSIRIAEMVKYVSNAFHALKIVFANEVGSLSRAQGIDGQQVMEIFCADTQLNISTTYLRPGYAFGGSCLPKDVRALLYRAKELDVECEVLSSVIPSNQKQIETSVKLVEKAGKKKVGFLGLSFKPDTDDLRESPAVILAETLLGKGYHIKIYDDKVELSRLIGANKAFLESELPHIASLMCSSMEELIKESDVVIITNGSKAFKQAPELMSKQQVLIDLVGVAKESRELPGAYEGIGW
- a CDS encoding glycosyltransferase family 4 protein, with amino-acid sequence MQLGVAIKETWGFFNEIFAEFQARYNVSIFKPRSWHLPVFNSRVNQYLYRYDLQKFMAENDVVFFEWASELLITATHLPKVSGIVARLHRYEMYRWANRVNWDVVDKIILVSHAKKKEFIERFPSQVDKIVVSGPSTALEKFTPSPKAFNGDLGILCHLTPRKRVYDLILTFYELLQQKSDFHLHIAGGMDQAFEDYYYALRSIVVDLGIQEKVTFYGNVKETWDWYHKIDIFISNSYSEGLQVAPMEAMASGCYCLSHRWRGSEELLPQENLYYTDIELREKILQYCSISEKEKLRQKMRMRSFAEKNFDINQTIKQVVQTVDDVAEAITRKQNFKITGFTR
- a CDS encoding glycosyltransferase — protein: MRILYITNGYKPHRWAGTETYTAALAEEMTKRGNQIEILCAGNWDRGDKYWMGITRDMQNGIPVRRLNLNWMKSPAPFRYLYQNPVIADYLHGLLDETKPDLVHVTSCETLSASVLHVVKESGLPLILTLTDFWFLCPRINLLHPDGHNCTGRTTPVECLDCKMRDNRVYRAAKKIVPNGLLHPVMELVSHEPRWTRVRGLRGLVGDMAERKTMLSHALTLPDLVVTASNFVRDVFVLNRVNIPIVVKPYGNDLSWLKSYKGKSESNVIRFGFIGQIFHAKGVHILLEALAMIPPALQQKFLLVIYGSMGLDSTYSERVKDLASRYPNVSFEGTYPHAETAQIFSNVDVLIVPSLWYDFPLIIQEAFATQTPVIATNLAGMAEVVEHEKSGLLFERGNAKELAIQIQRIMNEPGLLNNLSRGVPEVMSIQNHVEYFKKIYEQVVQNNRDKRGIQV
- a CDS encoding glycosyltransferase family 4 protein; this encodes MAFDRNLRFVVFRYSHHSPHSGYSRTAEYGEKLFNSETIRVEEPLSRALIRERMLWKISAGTPGYDRTSMAVELKTMWRMLSEHNSIYHFLYGETTYHYAGRLNHRNNNDVVATFHLPPAGIKEAVHINWHIKQLSAVVCVGNNQREYFEPIIGADRVFFAPLGVASDYFIPSQSAESRDPDLCLIVGENYRDYPTLRGVVELVAYLRPQTKFVILTPLKNARFLGEHPNLTYTSGISEENLLKLYQSASVLLMPLLDATANNAILEGMSCGLPVVVTDVGAVRDYVDPGCGILTKPKQARAMAEAVIDILNNDSERAKMSLKCREQALKFSWEESVGKLKSIYEALI